The Archocentrus centrarchus isolate MPI-CPG fArcCen1 chromosome 12, fArcCen1, whole genome shotgun sequence genome includes a window with the following:
- the pnx gene encoding homeobox protein pnx: MTCKFVSAPAAFEKAVYKNALGAQTPTTCALSRALRAEMQPAEAKVPLIHKTPFSVEDILDSTKFTGKLICPGDAAALGSHTSRDESTKLQHPAAGESCSPADKAPCTAKLQSSKEKSRRIRTAFTLEQLQVLEHSFQKCHYLSVLERHTIASALRLSETQVKIWFQNRRTKWKKERQQAKEGEDEQYGLSSHPVFCSPLSYSLLCQQRPPLQLFASLPLVPIRHYYT, encoded by the exons ATGACATGTAAATTTGTAAGCGCCCCGGCGGCTTTCGAAAAGGCAGTATATAAAAACGCTTTAGGAGCACAGACACCGACTACCTGCGCTCTTAGCAGAGCACTGCGAGCTGAAATGCAGCCAGCTGAAGCCAAAGTTCCACTTATCCACAAAACACCTTTTTCCGTGGAAGATATTTTGGACTCCACGAAATTTACAGGGAAACTAATTTGTCCTGGAGACGCGGCAGCTCTAG GAAGTCATACTTCCAGAGATGAATCCACAAAGCTGCAGCATCCCGCAGCAGGTGAAAGTTGCAGCCCAGCGGACAAAGCTCCGTGTACGGCGAAGCTTcagagttcaaaagaaaaaagccgTCGGATCCGCACCGCGTTCACcctggagcagctgcaggtcCTGGAGCACAGTTTCCAGAAGTGCCACTACCTGTCGGTACTGGAGCGGCACACCATCGCCTCGGCCCTGCGCCTGTCCGAGACTCAGGTAAagatctggtttcaaaacagaCGCACCAAGTGGAAGAAAGAGCGTCAGCAGGCGAAGGAGGGCGAAGATGAACAGTACGGCCTGTCCTCGCACCCAGTGTTCTGCTCCCCTCTGTCCTACAGTCTGCTCTGCCAGCAGCGCCCTCCGCTCCAGCTGTTTGCATCGCTGCCCCTGGTGCCTATCCGTCATTACTATACATGA
- the ash2l gene encoding LOW QUALITY PROTEIN: set1/Ash2 histone methyltransferase complex subunit ASH2 (The sequence of the model RefSeq protein was modified relative to this genomic sequence to represent the inferred CDS: inserted 6 bases in 6 codons; deleted 2 bases in 2 codons) — METESSNGKEGMEATGEGSEAADALTGSGDEESGRQLGEVELQCALCMKWFTADTFGIGTETCLPFMTNYVFHCNVCHHSGNTYFLRKQANLKEMCLTALANLTWRSRTQDEHPKTMFSKDKDIIPFIDKYWECMTTRQRPGKLTWPNNIVKTMSKERDVFLVKEHPDPGSKDPEEEYPKFGLLDQDLGNIGPSYDTQKQTTGTPVTGGLNGGSSFSGALAPXPGKGRGAKRKQQQQQEGTAAGATKRTRSDPLFSAQRLPPHGYPLEHPFNXDGYRYVLAEPDPHAPDPEKLELDCWXGKPIPXDLYRACLYERVLLALHDRAPQLKISDDRLTVTGEKGYSMVRASHGVRKGAWYFEVSVDDMPQETAARLGWAQPLGNLQAPXGYDKFSYSWRSKKGTRFHQSIGKHYSSGYGQGDTLGFFIELPEETEIAKALPDTYKDKALIKFKSYLYFEEKDYVDKAEKSLKPMSPSRMIFYKNGVNQGVAFENLFEGLYFPAISLYRAARSVSVNFGPHFKYPPXDVKYQPMSDMGWGAVIEHTLADMLNHVETEVDGRRSPPWEG; from the exons ATGGAGACTGAATCATCAAATGGCAAAGAGGGGATG GAGGCAACTGGTGAAGGGTCAGAGGCTGCTGATGCTCTTACTGGATCTGGAGATGAGGAGAGTGGCAGGCAGCTGGGAGAGGTGGAGCTGCAGTGTGCTTTGTGCATGAAGTGGTTCACTGCAGACACATTTGGCATTGGCACAGA AACCTGTCTGCCCTTTATGACCAATTATGTGTTTCACTGCAATGTGTGCCATCACAGTGGTAACACATACTTCCTTAGAAAACAAGCAA accTGAAGGAGATGTGTCTCACAGCCCTTGCAAACCTGACATGGAGATCCAGAACACAAGACGAGCACCCAAAGACCATGTTCTCCAAAGACAAG GATATCATTCCATTTATTGACAAGTACTGGGAGTGCATGACAACTCGCCAGAGACCCGGGAAGCTCACCTGGCCAAACAACATAGTGAAGACGATG AGCAAAGAGCGCGATGTTTTTCTGGTGAAAGAACACCCTGACCCTGGCAGTAAAGACCCTGAAGAGGAGTACCCTAAATTTGGGCTTTTGGACCAG GACCTGGGAAACATTGGACCCTCATATGATACACAGAAACAGACCACTGGTACTCCCGTGACTGGTGGGCTCAATG GTGGATCTTCTTTCTCAG GTGCTTTGGCTC GCCCAGGAAAAGGAAGAGGAGCCAAAcgtaaacagcagcagcaacaagagGGAACGGCTGCAGGAGCAACTAAGAGAACCAGGAG CGACCCCCTGTTTTCAGCCCAGCGGCTGCCTCCTCATGGTTACCCCCTGGAGCACCCATTTA AAGATGGATACCGTTATGTTCTCGCAGAACCAGACCCGCATGCTCCAGACCCAGAGAAGCTTGAGCTGGACTGCT CAGGCAAACCAATAC GTGATCTGTACAGGGCCTGTCTGTATGAGAGAGTGCTGCTGGCCTTACATGACAGAG cacCTCAGTTGAAGATCTCTGATGACCGCCTGACAGTGACCGGGGAGAAGGGTTACTCCATGGTCCGAGCTTCCCATGGCGTGCGGAAAGGCGCCTGGTACTTTGAGGTGTCTGTTGATGACATGCCTCAAGAGACTGCAGCCAGACTTGGCTGGGCTCAACCACTTG GTAACCTGCAAGCAC CTGGTTACGACAAGTTCAGCTACTCATGGCGCAGTAAGAAGGGAACGCGGTTTCACCAGTCGATAGGAAAGCATTATTCTTCAGGCTATGGTCAGGGAGACACACTGGGCTTCTTCATAGAGCTGCCTGAAGAAACAGAGATAGCCAAGGCTCTGCCTGATACATACAAGGACAAG gCACTAATTAAGTTCAAGAGCTACCTGTACTTTGAGGAAAAGGACTATGTGGACAAAGCAGAGAAAAGTCTGAAGCCAATGAGCCCCAGCAGG ATGATTTTCTATAAAAATGGAGTGAACCAAGGTGTT GCCTTTGAAAACCTGTTTGAGGGCCTCTACTTCCCTGCCATCTCACTGTACAGAGCTGCACGGTCA GTTTCTGTCAATTTTGGGCCCCACTTCAAATACCCTC AAGATGTTAAGTATCAGCCG ATGAGTGACATGGGCTGGGGAGCTGTGATCGAGCACACTCTAGCTGATATGCTG AACCATGTGGAGACTGAGGTGGATGGACGACGCAGTCCTCCATGGGAGGGATGA